The sequence aaaaattcatttaaaaataatagctattagaTGTTCCGAAATTAGTGCTTACAAGTAGTGAAAAGCTATGAGAATAGAGCCCATTTATGCTTAGCTATTAGTGTTTAGAAATCTAAACCtttcaacaccctttaacaaccTAGCATGTGCATTAATCTACACCACAAATGCTTTCCAATGTATGTGAAGAGGCCCTGCCCCAAAGAATTTACAACATACCTGATCACATTAGAAGATAGCCCAAGCCAAGGCCTTGTTGAAGAGAACACTTTCTTTTATCATGCTCACCACAGACCTCACCCCCGGGATTAGACTATAACCTGCAGCTATCCCATTAGATATCACCAGAAACCTGCAACCCAAGATGTCTCCTAGAAATTATAAACCCATTACAGACTAACACCATTTTGTTTATAAAAAAAGTAATAATCCACTTTGGAGAAGAGAAAAGTATCCCTCCGAAAACTCTGGCATTAACCAAATTGAAAACTCTCAACAGAAACAAATTGATGGGTAACAATAGAAGGATTCCATGGGCTTACACCAAAGCCTTCATGTCTGTAAACTTGGCTTTTTTTTCCAAGGAGAAAAACTTCCTGACCTGGGTGTCAGAGCCCACCAGAGCAgcagggaaagaaaaaaaaaggaagaacaaacataaaaagaaaaaaaaagaaaaaatataaatctactGGGCATTATAACAAATATATGGTAGACAACTCAATCATGGTActcaaaatgaaagaaaaaactaaatctACTGGACATTACAACAAACATAAATCTACTGCGTATTATAACAAATAGATGACAACTCAGTCATGGTACTTAAAATGaaagtaaaaattaaatctattgGGCATTACAACAAATATAAATCTACTtggtttattattttctttttatcagtTTATGTTACTATTTTATTACTTATTTATGAATTTAATATCTTACATTGACATCAAACTTAAATCATTAGTACTTAGAAAAATCGGCTAACAACATTGGCATGACATATGATGTTTGAACCTAAGGTATATTTAACCTCAAATAGACCTTATTTCCCCATCACCCCACTTAATTCTATTGACTAAAGTTGCTGCCCTTCTCTAGAATTTCAAATCCGGACCCAATTCGTTTAGAAAAGTGTTATTTTTCACATAAATTACATCATCCTGGAAGCTCAAAGAAGGTGAAACGTGACCCAAATCCCCTTCCTCCAAaaattatacaaaaaaaaaaatccttctcggcagcaaaaaaaaaaaaaagaaaaccggAAGGCTCCTGTCTTTCTAACCCAAAAATCCTTCTCGTTAATCCCGGAGTCCCCAACCCCTTGCCCCTTGGTTGGCTCCGGAAGTCAATCGGAACTCGGAAGACGGAAAACTGAACATTGaagtcacaaaaaaaaaaaagaaaatcgggTCCGGAAGTCGGAAGCTTACCTGGAGAGGGCGGAGGGCCGGGAAGGAGAAGAGATGCCATCACGCTGGCAACGCCGCCTCCCTGATCCCTCTTCGGTCGAGTGCGGACTGCGGAGTGCCGACCTGACGGGGAGGTCCGAGGACGGCGAACGAGTGAAGCTGCGAAAGACGGAACTCGGAAGAACTAAGGAGGACCGACTATCGAGGACGGACTTCGGACTCGACGGAGAAACTCAGGAAGACAGGAACCGAGGAAGAGGAAGCCGGAAGGAAGAACTCAAGAATTGAAGAAGAAGAGTTgaagagtttagaattataGACTTTAGAGGGCCCTCAGCCCCGGTGACTACGATGGATGGTCGGAACTCGGATGGAGAAGACGGGCTATGGTCCCAGGGCGGCAGGTCCTATCATCCTATGGGCTATGGACGGGGGATGGCAGCCGGGCAGACGGCTAAGCCGCCTGGATGTTGCCATGCTGGATGCCTGGATCGTAGGCAGGCAACTACGAGCCTATGTTGGTCGCTGGAGCCTAAAGCACTGAGCATCTCTCCCAGAGCCGGAGGCCTTCCTTTGGGctggcggtcgcctaaggctcgggtCGACCATGATTTCCATATTTCCAAATTGACCCACATGATATATGCCAAATAGACTTTGGAATGTTCCATGCACTGATTGGCATGTGATGCTAGAAATAGACTCCTCCATCTTTtgatgagatgttgtagggatcATGAAATTACTTTGTACCGACTACCAAGCAAGGGATAATCTAATACACTTAGAGGTGGGCATTGGGCCGGGCCGTccatggcccggcacggcccgcttgctacagtaacgggccgtgctaggcacggcccATAAAAAAGGGTCGGGCTGGGTTAAGAATTTTTGGCctgcgggccgagcccggcacggtccataagggcctgggctggcacgattcgcgggccaagcacggcacggcccgcgagccagcccggcacgacccataagggcctgggttggcacgattcgtgggccaagtacggcacggcccgcgagccagcctggaacggcccataagggcctgaactgggcctgggccgggccaggcacggcccgtcccctttaaaataaatgagaatattttttttaataaattaataaatattgggaactaagaatttattaatataaagccaccttaatggtggaggGTTTGGCTAGActcctaccagtttattaatttaaatcaaaatggtacatgaagggaggtttggaccttggtctgacctccagaatacaataagaaaggagaaaaaatagagatgactcactttaacaattaaaaaaataaaaatgtacaattataaaaaattaaaaaataaaaataaatgatcaaaatcttactaatcattagTATTCACTATTTTGTAGTATTTGTATCAttatcatcagaggatgttgtatcatgtccacctttatcttaaagtctcgcctcagcatccaaccaatctttgaaacagagaagcatctcaaccgtttcgccagtcatcctacttctcttttcgtcaagaacacgccgacctgcactaaaagcggattctgATGCTACTGTGGACATCGGCATAGCTagaatatcgcgtgcaattggaGACATAACaagatattgatttttaacactcttccaccaagataatatatctagactctctatttgattttcatcatatgcagactgaagatcatttcataaataaaattctagttcactacttaaagataaagaagatgaacttgaagcatgtgtgtgttttctctttgcaatgaatgaaaaaatagatgacgaacgagaactactagaagaaaaaaatagagctttgtacggagaatctagatccacgaattttttcatcatatataacataaatatcataatgaagttgttttacctcaattttagcaggttcagaatcttgaatcatattttcacaatatacatcaagtaaaattagtacgccattcaatttaactcttggatcaaatacagcagctaagttattcataggacatatcttgtctcaatactcattccatttagattccatttgttcaataataggcattaaaacatcatcatatctatgttctgcaaatttttgactaatcatatatgcttgttgtaaaaatgaacatgaagttggataataattACCAGAAAGAATattagtagcattataaaaactaagaaaaaaatctttcaaaattttttctttattccaatcaatttCAATCAATGTAAAGccaaatccacgatcattaatatatgcacttaataagtttttatatgggtatgcatcatgtatcatgctaaatgttgagttccaacgagtaattacatcaagtttaaattttttaaaacgtttaccatgatttatacatagtttcttaaattcttgaagtcttgatcttgaagcatgaataaaagaaactgtatttctaatttttgaaatgacatcttgaatcatgcccatgccagcttgacagaaagatttaagatatgacatgcacatctaatatgcaataaattttcatttaacatgggatgcaatgagtcctttaataatgtaacagcagaattattattagatgcattatcaaaagtaatagacataattttatcattaatattatatgaacatgcagtttgataaattgcatttgaaatttgttgcccagaatgtggaaaatcaaaaacacaaaaagcaagaatacgtttatttaattgccaatcattatcaatataatgagcagtaatagcaataaaacaattactacctacagatgttgaccaaatatcagaagttaatgaaacttttacatttaaagtagagagtgtttcaattaaactttctctcattgctaaaaagttagtcatagctactcttctaaatgtatgcctactagttcttttgtaagcaggttgtaggtttaattgaatatattcttcaaaattaaaagattcacataaactaaaaggtaattcatccttaactatccattttacaagtaattttctttgattttcatgattatatgcaaaattacctaaaagtgatcccccttgtatattaaggataCTTTGAAGACGAGAAttatgcatcctatgactctcttgatgtttttttaaatggcctgttcccccactactactacaactataaagtttggcacatttttaatattttgctttccagactccatcaaccataattctatcaaattcattccatacagcactagccctcttacgagaagagatttgatcttcactcggttcactggttctagaggaactaggaacatggggttggggattagtttcttctccctcagaaacaagaggaatgccaaaatgactttcatcaaaaaatgacatatctaaattgacgaatgcaaaaaataaaaactaaccacaatgaggaattgagtagaggaacAGAGGTAGAGCCGAGATTTGTGAGCTTCTTCTTGTGCTCTCAATaaggagtgaccttctctttctcttgtaCTTCTAACTTTTCAACAAGAACTTCTTCTTGTGTAGCACTtaaacacttgctaaatgcaaactaaaaattaaattgctagaagcctAGAGCACTTGCTAAATATtgctagaagagagaaatagtagtagtagagaaggagagaaaagttggtttggtgtggtgagaatgaggaaggaaaggggtatttataggactccaaattccccccccccccaaaaatacccctcaaaaTAGCCTTTTtatgactgttgggaggggtatttCGGGTAAAAACAacaaatagccgttatgggtaacggctagttgtttttggccagacgggccgtgccaggcacggcccgtctccaggcccgtgatgggccgtgccaggcacggcccgtctcatgctagggcccggcacggcccgccagcccacgggcctagggccgtgccgggcttagCCTTTAGGCTAAACGGGCCATGCCAGACACGACCCTTTTAGTAACAGGCCGGgctaggcacggcccgtttagtctgTGGCCCGGTGGGCTTGGGCCAGGCCGGGCCCGGCACGGTCCGATGCTGCCCTGGGCTTATTTGGATATTTCTTTTAAATCGAGCTGAAAATTTTGTAGGATTCATGAATTGGGTCATCCATTTAAATATAGCCCTGTATCAAGCAAACACTACTCAGGCCTgcgagaagaaaaacaaaaaaaaaaaacctacagggatcttttttgttattttttcttcCGGCAATTTCTCTGGGTTGAGTTTGGACAATCTCTCATAAAATGTAGGCCAGATGGGTCAATAGGCCCTATTTTTATAGGATTTTCAGCACAATCCCGTAAGAGGGgatgattcaagttttcaatctGGTGGCTACAACACCTACAAACTGGGGAAATAGCTGGAATCCAATTTGAGAGGAAGACAAATGTTGGAAGTTTAACCATCAAAAATATAGCTGTGCACCCTTTTGCAGATACACTGAACTCGGATCACGACGCTTGCGCGGTTATCCATGATCTTCGGGTCAAGATCAGATAGTTGGAGTTTAAGAGTTTTCCAACCGATGGGAGAGCCCAAAAGGATACATAATCGCGTGGACCTAGTAAAGACTGgatataaaattcaaagcttgtTAGCCAGGACCATTAATTAAACGACTATCACCACTGCAACCCACTTTCCTAGCTGTTTAATATTGTCTATTGGTTTATATGATAGAATGCAACTGTGGTTGTTAAAAATAATTATCGTGTAGAAGATAAGACAAGGAAAACAGGACTTGTTGATGTAGTCTTATGCCATTCCTCCATCGAATCAAACAACATCTAGCGTATGTGAGAAACCATGTTGGTGTATATTTAGTCTCATGCACATTGATTATTTACTGGATAGATCTcgagtacttatataggatcaaataacctaaataatatttttcggctAACTATTTTGGATGAGGCTTTGGGTTGCTACAACTTGGTCTTGAGAACAGTCTGTTCCATTATCAACACAACTAGAGTCATCTAATGATTATTTTTTCTTCACAACATTAACtatgatgatgataatgatgatgccATTTAACTATTATACATAATTTTCTATTGGAACACTAATAatggttattattattatataacaATCCTGAAAATTGAAAATGTTAATAAAATAGCAACCAAATCAATAAACTAATATAGTATGTcctataaaattaaaataaaaaagaaaatatatatataattttttttttcaaatatgacTAGGACTTGActcacaaaaataattaaaaagtcGGAGTTTGATGTAGGTTTACATTAGGATCTGGTATCAACTTGGACAAGGTATGGATGTCGTCTAATTCGATTCAATTCAAATGAATCCAGATAAACCAAAACTTCTGATAAAATGGAAATCAAGCAAATCTCCcccacaacaacaacaaaataaaGAAGCAAAGTTTCTCCAAGGTTGTCAGCTGCCAATGTATCAATATCCAGTTTCTTTTCCCCCTCTTTTGCAGCTTACTGCagatctttcttcctttccatcAGATAACAGCGGCATGTAATATCGTGCAAAATCCAGCTATCTACATCATGAGAAATGGAAATCAATGCATCAATCTCCAGCCCAGAACTAAATGCAGTCCATATGCCCTTACTCTCTGCAATTACTCAAACACTGTTTGGGTAAAGCAATGCTCCTCAATGCAGGCGACAGGAGAACCAATCCTTTCTGACAAGTGGCAAACAATACTAACTTGAAGGGAAACACGATTATTGCAATCAAGTATCAGATGCTGCCATATAGATAAATTATAATGGGATACAGGAGAACCAAGCATGCTGCTATCATGACTTGTTGAGTGAGCGAGATGGTTTTTTCCCCACGCACATTAATGGTTGGATGAAAGTAGAGGAAAGATATGGAGATGGAGTCATGGTGTTCGCCATCCTTGTAAACAGGCTTTCCAATCATGTGCTTGTAGAGCCCACCAGTGGATGCCTGAAGGAAACAAGCATGGGGAGATCAGAAAGTCTATTAAATGATGGGAATGTAGGCAACAAAGGGTTCATGCGTGTGATCAATAATAACTTAGTGTTTGAGAACATATCATAAAAGTTGAGACCTTGTAAGATGAGTGCAGAACTTTTCATGAGACTCAAAATTGACACAGCATGAAATGTGGGCCTGTGGCCCCCTGCGTGAGCTAAACTACATCAATTACTTCACACTTTGATATCCAAAAATGCTTCAATGTGTGAGCAACCAATGATGGTTCTTCAAATCCAGGTCGACTGTATAGGATTTTGTATTGGTTCCGAAGTGCTAGGGGAATACAGacacctcaaaaaaaaaaatttcactaCATCTGCTCTATAACCATCATTTTGCTTTTTTTAATTGCACGATAAAGATTGGAGTAATAGAGATGCATGGATTGCATCACTACTTGACGATGCTTTAATATCATTCTCTCTCTTAATGCTAATTTGGCCAAGTGACAATATTATGCCCATGAGAACTCGATGAGCTAGCAAAAAATTTTCATGTGATAAGTCAAACAAAATGTCTAATCTACTGCAATAACAGAATAATAAGTCTTATAAAGCAATCACCTTGATCTGGTTACCGACGGTGATGATAATAGCCTCCTTGCCCGGACAAAACCGGAACCAACCTCTCTTCGAGTAGATGTGAAACTCTGAAGCTTCTCCACAAATATGCAGACAGAAGCTGTGCAAGCAATCCAAGCTCCTTATCGCCATTCGTAATACTTCGTTCTTTAATCCACCATCCAAATTATTCCGATGGTGCTTATGGAGGCAAAGAATCGAGCCCTCGACTCCCCTTTCCCTTCTCCGCTGACTGCACATCCAGGCACCACCAGCACCATTATTCTCCAATAAAATCTCTCCCATTTTGCTTGCAATCTTCTCAATCTCCACCCATAACCCCTCAAGTTTATCACTGGAAAGGCAATTCGGTATTTTGAAATAAAGAAGGTAACGTTACCTAGTGGTGATCTGATTACTTTATAACATAGCATCACCTCACAACCGTCAGATCACGATCGAGATGCATCAATCGTGATGAAGAGGTGAGGGAAAGGGGGGAAATTATTAGAATTTATGTTAGATTTACCTGAAATCCTCGTACTCGTGGGGCCAGATTCCCGCCAATGCTTCTCTCATCCCACTCCGATACCAAAAGAACTCCTCGCCTCCCTCCTCCACCTCTACTTCAAATCCCCATCGCCTCTCCGGCGACCTCGCCGTCGCCTTCTTCTTTTCCGCCGGAATTCCGAACGCCGCGGCTGCGGCGACCTCGCCGGCGGCAGTCAGATCCCGCGGGATGCCGTGGTTCACGAGCTGGAAGCACCCAAACGCCGACCACGTGGACTTGAGAAGCTCCATG is a genomic window of Phoenix dactylifera cultivar Barhee BC4 chromosome 4, palm_55x_up_171113_PBpolish2nd_filt_p, whole genome shotgun sequence containing:
- the LOC103697621 gene encoding 1-aminocyclopropane-1-carboxylate oxidase-like isoform X3 — encoded protein: MPSFLRPPPTAPPFSFPFPFLLLSLCELLLLSLSPAFMATPARDPPDHPPESRAPPPSPVAASPTDGSESPEKDELTGFLADSLRVPRLNLPDRIFPRDPTPWNPPEINFQALVSSQNDGSAMELLKSTWSAFGCFQLVNHGIPRDLTAAGEVAAAAAFGIPAEKKKATARSPERRWGFEVEVEEGGEEFFWYRSGMREALAGIWPHEYEDFSDKLEGLWVEIEKIASKMGEILLENNGAGGAWMCSQRRRERGVEGSILCLHKHHRNNLDGGLKNEVLRMAIRSLDCLHSFCLHICGEASEFHIYSKRGWFRFCPGKEAIIITVGNQIKIAGFCTILHAAVI
- the LOC103697621 gene encoding S-norcoclaurine synthase 1-like isoform X2; this encodes MPSFLRPPPTAPPFSFPFPFLLLSLCELLLLSLSPAFMATPARDPPDHPPESRAPPPSPVAASPTDGSESPEKDELTGFLADSLRVPRLNLPDRIFPRDPTPWNPPEINFQALVSSQNDGSAMELLKSTWSAFGCFQLVNHGIPRDLTAAGEVAAAAAFGIPAEKKKATARSPERRWGFEVEVEEGGEEFFWYRSGMREALAGIWPHEYEDFSQRRRERGVEGSILCLHKHHRNNLDGGLKNEVLRMAIRSLDCLHSFCLHICGEASEFHIYSKRGWFRFCPGKEAIIITVGNQIKASTGGLYKHMIGKPVYKDGEHHDSISISFLYFHPTINVRGEKTISLTQQVMIAACLVLLYPIIIYLYGSI
- the LOC103697621 gene encoding 1-aminocyclopropane-1-carboxylate oxidase-like isoform X1, giving the protein MPSFLRPPPTAPPFSFPFPFLLLSLCELLLLSLSPAFMATPARDPPDHPPESRAPPPSPVAASPTDGSESPEKDELTGFLADSLRVPRLNLPDRIFPRDPTPWNPPEINFQALVSSQNDGSAMELLKSTWSAFGCFQLVNHGIPRDLTAAGEVAAAAAFGIPAEKKKATARSPERRWGFEVEVEEGGEEFFWYRSGMREALAGIWPHEYEDFSDKLEGLWVEIEKIASKMGEILLENNGAGGAWMCSQRRRERGVEGSILCLHKHHRNNLDGGLKNEVLRMAIRSLDCLHSFCLHICGEASEFHIYSKRGWFRFCPGKEAIIITVGNQIKASTGGLYKHMIGKPVYKDGEHHDSISISFLYFHPTINVRGEKTISLTQQVMIAACLVLLYPIIIYLYGSI